A genomic window from Engraulis encrasicolus isolate BLACKSEA-1 chromosome 14, IST_EnEncr_1.0, whole genome shotgun sequence includes:
- the LOC134462618 gene encoding NLR family CARD domain-containing protein 3-like isoform X1 — MEKHSETWNKQTEEQRQVSEERPPSPASTCLSMKSDRSQNRGITFQHGDRKETSSTQVHEERPPSPASTCLSMKSDRSQNRGITFQHGDRKETSSKMEENISHAASFQLTQIPQCNFDHILQELENKIFTFLRNELKRFKRILSPDYIEKFEHKDDDDESDAREGALKMTLHFLRTMDQKELADKLQENENGIVCRTELKKSLQNRYQSVLEGIQMQGGSALLEKIYTEVYITEGGSGKVNEEHEVRQIEMKSKLSARQETPIKCSDIFKPLPGQDKPIRRVITKGVAGIGKTVSVQKYILDWAEGKENQDIHFIFPLPFRELNLIREEQYSMMALLHHLFSEIKPLTFQSQEKRKVLFILDGLDECRPQLNFPKSHSLTDVTEVSSVDMLLTNLIKGHLFPSALVWITSRPAAANQIPPVCVDRVTEVQGFSDPQKQEYFRKRISDQNVAEGVISHIRSSRILYIMCHIPVFCWIAATVLQQVIAGGKKVPKTLTEMYTYFLVFQNRQRGLKFDDVYDEDPQWNQACLLGLGRLAYEQLEKGNLIFYEKDLKECGLDVEEAAIRSGIFTQMFQEVSGVILGKVYSFVHLSIQEYLAALYVFLMMRNKRKDLVSIEQPQASNFRLERKFPSKKQKSMIALQKSVVDKAFQCEDVRFDLFLRFLLGLSLDSNQNRLHGLLQKQHVQTDNEEIIRYIKGRIREASSSERVLNLFHCLNELNDHSLVKEIQSFLSAGTVSEAHLSPGQWSALVFVLLTSEDKLDVFDLQKYGRSYECLVRLLPVLEESQTALLNHCNLTKQSCALLASVLRKPSSKLKSLDLSGNKIGYIEVGEICNGLKTSICTLEMLNLSWCTIGEEGFRALASALRSNPSHMREVQLSWNHAGDSGVRYLSSLLEDPNCKLETLHLSNCSFGEEGFRALASALRSNPSHMRELQLSGNKAGDSGVKHLSSILEDPNCKLEKLDLSNCSFGEEGFRALVSALISNPSHMRELQLSGNRAGNSGVKHLSSLLEHPDCKLETLHLRYCCITDKCFRCLAAALRSKPSALRELRLVGNELGPSSQQLLSELQQDPNCKHIQIGI, encoded by the exons ATGGAGAAACACAGCGAAACATGGAACAAGCAGACAGAGGAGCAGAG GCAAGTGTCTGAGGAGAGACCTCCATCACCTGCCTCCACCTgtctgtctatgaagagtgacaggTCTCAGAATCGTGGCATCACATTCCAGCATGGAGACCGAAAAGAGACATCAAG tacgcAAGTCCATGAGGAGAGACCTCCATCACCTGCCTCCACCTGtttgtctatgaagagtgacaggTCTCAGAATCGTGGCATCACATTCCAGCATGGAGACCGAAAAGAGACATCAAG CAAAATGGAGGAAAATATATCACATGCAGCCAGTTTCCAGTTAACCCAGATTCCACAGTGCAATTTCGATCATATATTGCAG GAGCTTGAAAATAAGATATTTACATTCCTGAGGAATGAGCTGAAGAGATTCAAGAGGATTCTGAGTCCAGACTACATAGAGAAATTCGAGcataaagatgatgatgatgagagtgaTGCCAGAGAAGGTGCTCTGAAGATGACACTGCACTTCCTTAGGACCATGGACCAGAAGGAGCTTGCTGATAAACTGCAAGAAA ATGAAAATGGTATCGTTTGTCGCACTGAGTTGAAGAAGAGCCTTCAGAACAGGTACCAGAGTGTGCTTGAAGGGATACAAATGCAAGGAGGTTCTGCTCTGCTTGAAAAGATCTACACAGaagtctacatcacagagggaggaAGTGGGAAAGTGAATGAGGAGCATGAAGTCAGACAGATTGAGATGAAATCCAAACTCTCTGCTAGACAAGAGACACcaatcaaatgcagtgacatCTTCAAACCCTTACCTGGACAAGATAAACCGATCCGAAGAGTCATCacaaagggagtggctggcattggtAAAACTGTGTCAGTTCAGAAGTACATACTGGACTGGGCTGAGGGCAAAGAAAACCAGGACATCCACTTCATATTTCCACTACCATTTCGGGAGCTCAACCTCATCAGAGAGGAACAGTACTCTATGATGGCACTTCTCCACCACCTTTTCTCAGAAATTAAGCCGTTAACCTTTCAGAGCCAAGAGAAGCGCAAAGTGTTGTTCATCTTGGATGGTCTGGATGAATGTCGACCTCAGCTGAACTTTCCGAAAAGTCATAGTTTGACTGATGTCACAGAGGTGTCTTCAGTGGACATGCTCTTGACAAACCTGATCAAAGGTCATCTGTTTCCTTCTGCTTTAGTGTGGATCACctctcgaccagcagcagccaatcaaattccACCAGTGTGTGTTGATCGTGTTACAGAGGTACAAGGCTTTAGTGACCCACAGAAGCaggagtacttcaggaagaggaTCAGTGATCAGAATGTTGCTGAAGGAGTAATCTCCCACATCAGATCATCTAGGATTctttacatcatgtgccacataccaGTGTTTTGCTGGATTGCTGCTACTGTACTTCAGCAGGTCATCGCAGGAGGTAAAAAGGTTCCGAAGACGTTGACAGAGATGTATACATACTTCCTTGTCTTTCAAAACAGACAGCGCGGTCTGAAGTTTGATGACGTCTATGATGAGGATCCTCAGTGGAACCAGGCTTGTCTGCTTGGtcttggaagactagcctatgaACAACTGGAAAAAGGAAACCTGATCTTTTATGAAAAGGATCTGAAAGAATGTGGTCTTGATGTGGAGGAGGCAGCAATTCGCTCTGGCATCTTCACCCAAATGTTTCAAGAAGTATCAGGGGTGATCCTGGGGAAAGTGTACAGCTTTGTGCATTTAAGTATTCAGGAGTATCTTGCAGCATTATATGTGTTCCTGATGatgagaaataaaagaaaagaccTTGTGTCAATAGAGCAACCACAAGCAAGTAATTTTCGGTTAGAAAGAAAGTTTCCTTCAAAGAAGCAGAAATCAATGATTGCTCTGCAGAAGAGTGTTGTGGACAAAGCTTTCCAGTGTGAAGATGTACGCTTTGACCTTTTCCTTCGTTTCCTTCTTGGCCTCTCACTGGACTCCAACCAGAATCGACTACATGGCTTACTGCAGAAGCAACATGTTCAGACTGACAATGAAGAAATAATCAGGTACATTAAGGGAAGAATTAGAGAAGCTTCTTCATCAGAAAGGGTGCTCAACCTCTTCCACTGTCTGAATGAACTCAATGACCACTCGTTAGTGAAGGAGATACAGAGCTTCCTGAGTGCAGGGACTGTGTCAGAAGCCCACCTTTCACCTGGGCAGTGGTCAGCActagtgtttgtgctgctgacatCAGAGGACAAGCTGGATGTGTTCGACTTGCAGAAGTACGGCAGGTCTTATGAATGTCTGGTAAGACTGCTGCCTGTACTGGAGGAATCCCAAACTGCTCT GCTCAACCACTGTAATCTCACTAAACAAAGCTGTGCACTACTGGCAAGTGTTCTCCGCAAACCATCCTCAAAACTGAAGAGTTTGGATCTCAGTGGCAACAAGATTGGATATATTGAAGTTGGAGAAATTTGTAATGGGCTGAAGACCTCAATCTGTACTCTGGAGATGCTCAA CTTGTCATGGTGCACTATTGGAGAGGAAGGCTTCAgagctcttgcatcagcactgagatcaaacccctcacacatgagagagGTGCAGCTGAGTTGGAATCATGCAGGAGATTCAGGGGTGAGgtatctttcttctcttctggaggATCCCAACTGTAAACTGGAGACACTACA CTTGTCTAACTGCAGTTTTGGAGAGGAAGGCTTCAgagctcttgcatcagcactgagatcaaacccctcacacatgagagagctgcagctgagtgggaataaagcaggagattcaggagtgaagcatcTTTCTTCTATTCTGGAGGATCCCAATTGCAAACTGGAGAAACTAGA CTTGTCTAACTGCAGTTTTGGAGAGGAAGGCTTCAGAGCTCTTGTATCAGCGCTAatatcaaacccctcacacatgagagagctGCAGCTGAGTGGAAATAGAGCAGGAAATTCAGGAGTGaagcatctttcttctcttctggagCATCCCGACTGTAAACTGGAGACACTACA TCTGAGGTACTGCTGTATTACAGATAAATGCTTCAGGTGTTTAGCAGCAGCACTGAGATCAAAGCCATCAGCCCTCAGAGAGCTTCGGCTGGTTGGGAATGAACTTGGACCCTCATCACAGCAGCTGCTCTCTGAACTACAGCAAGATCCAAACTGTAAACATATACAAATAGGTATATGA
- the LOC134462618 gene encoding NLR family CARD domain-containing protein 3-like isoform X2, whose protein sequence is MKSDRSQNRGITFQHGDRKETSSTQVHEERPPSPASTCLSMKSDRSQNRGITFQHGDRKETSSKMEENISHAASFQLTQIPQCNFDHILQELENKIFTFLRNELKRFKRILSPDYIEKFEHKDDDDESDAREGALKMTLHFLRTMDQKELADKLQENENGIVCRTELKKSLQNRYQSVLEGIQMQGGSALLEKIYTEVYITEGGSGKVNEEHEVRQIEMKSKLSARQETPIKCSDIFKPLPGQDKPIRRVITKGVAGIGKTVSVQKYILDWAEGKENQDIHFIFPLPFRELNLIREEQYSMMALLHHLFSEIKPLTFQSQEKRKVLFILDGLDECRPQLNFPKSHSLTDVTEVSSVDMLLTNLIKGHLFPSALVWITSRPAAANQIPPVCVDRVTEVQGFSDPQKQEYFRKRISDQNVAEGVISHIRSSRILYIMCHIPVFCWIAATVLQQVIAGGKKVPKTLTEMYTYFLVFQNRQRGLKFDDVYDEDPQWNQACLLGLGRLAYEQLEKGNLIFYEKDLKECGLDVEEAAIRSGIFTQMFQEVSGVILGKVYSFVHLSIQEYLAALYVFLMMRNKRKDLVSIEQPQASNFRLERKFPSKKQKSMIALQKSVVDKAFQCEDVRFDLFLRFLLGLSLDSNQNRLHGLLQKQHVQTDNEEIIRYIKGRIREASSSERVLNLFHCLNELNDHSLVKEIQSFLSAGTVSEAHLSPGQWSALVFVLLTSEDKLDVFDLQKYGRSYECLVRLLPVLEESQTALLNHCNLTKQSCALLASVLRKPSSKLKSLDLSGNKIGYIEVGEICNGLKTSICTLEMLNLSWCTIGEEGFRALASALRSNPSHMREVQLSWNHAGDSGVRYLSSLLEDPNCKLETLHLSNCSFGEEGFRALASALRSNPSHMRELQLSGNKAGDSGVKHLSSILEDPNCKLEKLDLSNCSFGEEGFRALVSALISNPSHMRELQLSGNRAGNSGVKHLSSLLEHPDCKLETLHLRYCCITDKCFRCLAAALRSKPSALRELRLVGNELGPSSQQLLSELQQDPNCKHIQIGI, encoded by the exons atgaagagtgacaggTCTCAGAATCGTGGCATCACATTCCAGCATGGAGACCGAAAAGAGACATCAAG tacgcAAGTCCATGAGGAGAGACCTCCATCACCTGCCTCCACCTGtttgtctatgaagagtgacaggTCTCAGAATCGTGGCATCACATTCCAGCATGGAGACCGAAAAGAGACATCAAG CAAAATGGAGGAAAATATATCACATGCAGCCAGTTTCCAGTTAACCCAGATTCCACAGTGCAATTTCGATCATATATTGCAG GAGCTTGAAAATAAGATATTTACATTCCTGAGGAATGAGCTGAAGAGATTCAAGAGGATTCTGAGTCCAGACTACATAGAGAAATTCGAGcataaagatgatgatgatgagagtgaTGCCAGAGAAGGTGCTCTGAAGATGACACTGCACTTCCTTAGGACCATGGACCAGAAGGAGCTTGCTGATAAACTGCAAGAAA ATGAAAATGGTATCGTTTGTCGCACTGAGTTGAAGAAGAGCCTTCAGAACAGGTACCAGAGTGTGCTTGAAGGGATACAAATGCAAGGAGGTTCTGCTCTGCTTGAAAAGATCTACACAGaagtctacatcacagagggaggaAGTGGGAAAGTGAATGAGGAGCATGAAGTCAGACAGATTGAGATGAAATCCAAACTCTCTGCTAGACAAGAGACACcaatcaaatgcagtgacatCTTCAAACCCTTACCTGGACAAGATAAACCGATCCGAAGAGTCATCacaaagggagtggctggcattggtAAAACTGTGTCAGTTCAGAAGTACATACTGGACTGGGCTGAGGGCAAAGAAAACCAGGACATCCACTTCATATTTCCACTACCATTTCGGGAGCTCAACCTCATCAGAGAGGAACAGTACTCTATGATGGCACTTCTCCACCACCTTTTCTCAGAAATTAAGCCGTTAACCTTTCAGAGCCAAGAGAAGCGCAAAGTGTTGTTCATCTTGGATGGTCTGGATGAATGTCGACCTCAGCTGAACTTTCCGAAAAGTCATAGTTTGACTGATGTCACAGAGGTGTCTTCAGTGGACATGCTCTTGACAAACCTGATCAAAGGTCATCTGTTTCCTTCTGCTTTAGTGTGGATCACctctcgaccagcagcagccaatcaaattccACCAGTGTGTGTTGATCGTGTTACAGAGGTACAAGGCTTTAGTGACCCACAGAAGCaggagtacttcaggaagaggaTCAGTGATCAGAATGTTGCTGAAGGAGTAATCTCCCACATCAGATCATCTAGGATTctttacatcatgtgccacataccaGTGTTTTGCTGGATTGCTGCTACTGTACTTCAGCAGGTCATCGCAGGAGGTAAAAAGGTTCCGAAGACGTTGACAGAGATGTATACATACTTCCTTGTCTTTCAAAACAGACAGCGCGGTCTGAAGTTTGATGACGTCTATGATGAGGATCCTCAGTGGAACCAGGCTTGTCTGCTTGGtcttggaagactagcctatgaACAACTGGAAAAAGGAAACCTGATCTTTTATGAAAAGGATCTGAAAGAATGTGGTCTTGATGTGGAGGAGGCAGCAATTCGCTCTGGCATCTTCACCCAAATGTTTCAAGAAGTATCAGGGGTGATCCTGGGGAAAGTGTACAGCTTTGTGCATTTAAGTATTCAGGAGTATCTTGCAGCATTATATGTGTTCCTGATGatgagaaataaaagaaaagaccTTGTGTCAATAGAGCAACCACAAGCAAGTAATTTTCGGTTAGAAAGAAAGTTTCCTTCAAAGAAGCAGAAATCAATGATTGCTCTGCAGAAGAGTGTTGTGGACAAAGCTTTCCAGTGTGAAGATGTACGCTTTGACCTTTTCCTTCGTTTCCTTCTTGGCCTCTCACTGGACTCCAACCAGAATCGACTACATGGCTTACTGCAGAAGCAACATGTTCAGACTGACAATGAAGAAATAATCAGGTACATTAAGGGAAGAATTAGAGAAGCTTCTTCATCAGAAAGGGTGCTCAACCTCTTCCACTGTCTGAATGAACTCAATGACCACTCGTTAGTGAAGGAGATACAGAGCTTCCTGAGTGCAGGGACTGTGTCAGAAGCCCACCTTTCACCTGGGCAGTGGTCAGCActagtgtttgtgctgctgacatCAGAGGACAAGCTGGATGTGTTCGACTTGCAGAAGTACGGCAGGTCTTATGAATGTCTGGTAAGACTGCTGCCTGTACTGGAGGAATCCCAAACTGCTCT GCTCAACCACTGTAATCTCACTAAACAAAGCTGTGCACTACTGGCAAGTGTTCTCCGCAAACCATCCTCAAAACTGAAGAGTTTGGATCTCAGTGGCAACAAGATTGGATATATTGAAGTTGGAGAAATTTGTAATGGGCTGAAGACCTCAATCTGTACTCTGGAGATGCTCAA CTTGTCATGGTGCACTATTGGAGAGGAAGGCTTCAgagctcttgcatcagcactgagatcaaacccctcacacatgagagagGTGCAGCTGAGTTGGAATCATGCAGGAGATTCAGGGGTGAGgtatctttcttctcttctggaggATCCCAACTGTAAACTGGAGACACTACA CTTGTCTAACTGCAGTTTTGGAGAGGAAGGCTTCAgagctcttgcatcagcactgagatcaaacccctcacacatgagagagctgcagctgagtgggaataaagcaggagattcaggagtgaagcatcTTTCTTCTATTCTGGAGGATCCCAATTGCAAACTGGAGAAACTAGA CTTGTCTAACTGCAGTTTTGGAGAGGAAGGCTTCAGAGCTCTTGTATCAGCGCTAatatcaaacccctcacacatgagagagctGCAGCTGAGTGGAAATAGAGCAGGAAATTCAGGAGTGaagcatctttcttctcttctggagCATCCCGACTGTAAACTGGAGACACTACA TCTGAGGTACTGCTGTATTACAGATAAATGCTTCAGGTGTTTAGCAGCAGCACTGAGATCAAAGCCATCAGCCCTCAGAGAGCTTCGGCTGGTTGGGAATGAACTTGGACCCTCATCACAGCAGCTGCTCTCTGAACTACAGCAAGATCCAAACTGTAAACATATACAAATAGGTATATGA